A portion of the Thermotoga sp. SG1 genome contains these proteins:
- a CDS encoding NUDIX domain-containing protein: MKDEKILVVKTEEVYREFGRFEGFLKTDLGEFLDFLKRYGFFRKRMEAEYDESTKQVIPYVVILDGNRVLLTKRTPKQSEKRLHNLYSLGIGGHVREEDGKTPQEAFLKGLEREMNEEAEIELKELEFLGLINSSSTEVSRVHLGALFAGKGRFISMKEKELFEWHLVGFDELGKYLGVMEGWSKIAASVLLNLFHPQN, translated from the coding sequence ATGAAAGACGAAAAAATCCTTGTCGTGAAAACAGAGGAAGTGTACAGAGAATTCGGAAGGTTCGAAGGCTTTCTGAAAACGGATCTGGGAGAGTTTCTCGATTTTCTGAAAAGATACGGTTTTTTTCGAAAGAGGATGGAAGCAGAGTACGACGAATCGACAAAGCAGGTCATTCCGTACGTTGTGATACTGGATGGCAACAGGGTTCTTCTCACAAAGAGAACTCCGAAGCAATCGGAGAAGAGATTGCACAACCTGTATTCTCTTGGAATAGGAGGACACGTTCGGGAAGAAGACGGGAAAACACCACAGGAAGCATTTCTGAAGGGATTGGAGCGAGAAATGAACGAAGAGGCAGAGATCGAGCTGAAGGAACTGGAGTTTCTCGGTCTGATAAATTCCTCTTCCACCGAAGTGAGCAGGGTACATCTTGGTGCTCTTTTTGCTGGAAAGGGTAGGTTCATTTCGATGAAAGAAAAAGAACTGTTCGAATGGCATCTCGTCGGGTTTGATGAACTGGGGAAATACCTGGGAGTGATGGAGGGATGGTCGAAGATAGCAGCAAGCGTTCTGCTGAACTTGTTTCACCCGCAAAACTGA